The stretch of DNA ATACTCATTGTCGGCGCAATTTCCTCTACACAAAATCTTGGACCCCTAATCTTTTTCCCAATTATTTCGGTAAATGCATATATATCCTTcaagtattatttgtttaagtaATTTGCCCACTTTTGTTACTTTCCGTATTCAGGAGAATTGaattctaaaataaagtaacaaatatatataggaattaattaattatatctagAATTTTAACGTGTAATGTCCTCCTCTTGATTTCgtaaaaaaagtattttcatTTCTACCAAAAGTGTTCAAATACGTACatatgtattaaatttttgataactttttcttttctaattttttaaccATGTAACACTCATtctctactaataataatactgtagtcattttataagttttgtaTTAAAACAGTTGATAATCTATTAGGGGTCGTTTGGTAGCTATGTTACGACTAGATAAGGAAGTAATCTGGGTTTATTTGTGCGTTTGGTAGTTATGTTACCTATCTAAATAGCCCGTGTCTAGTATCCGGCCCGCACAAAGCCCACATGTTTCAACCATAGATGTAAACCACAATTTTGCTGTGTTACATATCAAGATGCCTagttaattttagtaaaatacaTTTTTACCCATCAATTTTTCTaaccttaaaaaaaatataaacgtGCCTCCATATTTTTCCTCTTCTCAAAATCTATGTTGTCTCTCTTTTTCATTCTCTCAATCTTCCAATCTGACAATGAAATTCGACGATTCCGTTCATGTATCTTTTCCGGCGACTTATCAAAAGGTtaaattttttgcaattattcTTCAAGATTTATCTGAGCAGGAGTAAAAATCTAAACTTTGGAATTGGGGAGAAGTAGATCGATGCCAACATAGAGAGAGACGGACTTCCGACGCGTGCGGCGAAGCAACGGGACCGCACTGTGACGGAGACGACGGCCAGAGGCGATGGGTTCTGAGCGAGATGGTAGGCGGCGCGAACCGAGGTGTTACGGCGATGTGTTCCAGCAGCGGCGCAGATCGCCGGAAAAAAGAGGGATattgggagagagagagagagcgatTCAGAGAGAGGGAGACGAGGGAGACGAGGGAGAAGGGAGAGATTGAGGAAGATGgtgattttattatattggAAATTTGGAGAAGTATAGTAGAGAGAGTTGAGGAAGATGGTGactgtagagagagagagagtattagGAATTTGTAGAAGAGAGATGCGTAGCAATTAacaggagagagagagagttgtagAAGAGAgatgattttattatattggAAATTTGGAGAAGTATATTGAGAATTTGCTTATattgaggagagagagagcaatTATTGTTCAAgggtactttaattattaatttaaattagtgaGGTTAATTTTGatcatcataattttattctttgttgTAACTTAGTGTACTAAACacttaaatagaataattcataattatctTAAACTATCAAACACCCaattaagataaataaactaattgaAACTATgataaatatcacaaattatatatgtcTAGTCGAAACATGACATAGCTATCAAACAAGGCCTTAGTAGTAGACGtatgaatataaattactaCCGATTAATTacagatttttcatttttagaggACCACCAGTACAGATAGTTAGTCTTCCAATGAAAGAACAAACTCTGTAATGATAGATAGTTTAACTAACTGAAAAGCAATATTGGTCAGAAAAGTGTTCGAGACATTCAATGATTAGTTTAGCAGACAAGTGAGAATTCTATAAAGACAGAAAATGACACTGCAATCAACCACAAGTAATCTCCCAAATGAAACATATTTAAAGTAGTCAATACCTTAATTAACTAGACCACAAACTACGGCTTTAATTCAAAACcctctttttttcttcccaAACATCTAATTTAAGCATTCAAagcttaaattttaaaacaagtAGATTTTCTTTCCAACATGTCACCAAAAACATCAACATGACAACacacattatttaaaatcttatacctaaaaaaaaggcaaattatcaaataaatcattaaaGATGGTTAAATACTAGTCCGTCCcacttttttcaaaatctgaaaaataaattacaaaattttgaatattcacATTTATCTCATCCTTTCATTTTCCGGCGAATTACGAGCTAATGTGACAGCCAGTTTAAAACACACGAACATAACGACATTAGGCAAAACGACAACGTCTTTGGAAATGACATTTTGTCAATGTGTTTTAAACCGGCTACCACATCAGTGCGTAATTCGTCAGAAAAGAGACAGATATGAcagtaaaaatcaaatattttgtaattatatttttcatatttgatatGTCAAAGACTGAGTCAGAATTTGACCatctttcttgatttatttgaaaaaaaaacgatGAATAATGCAAGTAATTGCATGCATGCAATGTGtaagaaaaacacaaaaaaaaactctaaaaATGAAGCTCAAACATCACCGGTCGATCCTACAAATTATTCAACAAAGATGTCACAAACATCCCATCATTTTTTCTAAATGGTTAAATTAAAACTCCAAGCCCCCTAATTGAGTTAATACACTAAAATTACCATCaccaaaaaaagtaaaaaagcattaattccattaaaatatgtgtatgtgtatttGGGGTTAAAACTTCACTTCACCCGAAAGGCGAGCTCCGCCCCTGCTGCATCCCGCCGGCGCTGATCGCCGCCGCCCTCCGCGGCGGCGACGGCCGATCCATCTTCGCCTCATACTTCTTCTCATGATCCCCCGACAGCATCGGCTTGGTCTCGTAGATGTCCGAGACCGAGTCTATCTGATCGTCCGCGGGCCCGAGCTCCTGGAGACGGAGATCGTCCGCCCAGATCAAGGGGCTTTTGCCTGAGCTGGGGGTGGTGTATTGGACGGATCTTTTTTTCCCGAGAAAGTTGTCGGAAACGGGAATGAAGGATTCCCTCTCCATGCTTTGGTGGTGGAGACTTTCGAGATGCTCGCTGCTGCCGTAGATGTTGAGGTCTTGGAGGGAGGGGAAGCTGAGGGTTTGGGCGAAGTCGGGGGCCGTTGCGGTGGACTTGTTGTAGCTGCCGGAGCCGTCGCCGGCGAGGACGGTTTGGCAAGCTTTTTCGAGAATTGTTTGCATGTATTTGCCGTGAGCTTCAATTCGGAGTTGAAGGTGTCTTTGGAcctgttattttttttttatatttttattaatttgtgaaaaatggaaaatgataGATTAATTTATACATACCTCTAATTGCTCGTGGAGTCTTCGGTTGACTTCCATTTGCATCCTAATTGCATCAGTGATGTGAGCATTATTGCCACTGATATGATCAGATCACACGTACCAATTTTGAAGATGCAATTCCAAAGAAGAAAtcagattttttttggaaattaattttgaaaggatgtagaatgtttttttttttgttgggcACATGTGACAGTGacaaatttaaagattttgatttttggaaAACCGTTTTTCGTCGAATTTAACGAATTTAACGATGGAAGTGGAAGTGAAACACGTACTCGTTCATGCTTCGCCCCATCATTCCAGACGACGATGCATTGTTTCGTTGGAGATCGAGAGATGAGGCTGTGAATAAATCTAATTAGATTTT from Salvia hispanica cultivar TCC Black 2014 unplaced genomic scaffold, UniMelb_Shisp_WGS_1.0 HiC_scaffold_1201, whole genome shotgun sequence encodes:
- the LOC125198102 gene encoding myb family transcription factor IPN2-like isoform X4, with amino-acid sequence MFHPKKPSSMTSHERPMCVQGDSGLVLTTDPKPRLRWTVELHERFVDAVTQLGGPDKATPKTIMRVMGVKGLTLYHLKSHLQKFRLGKQPHKDFNDHSMKDASSLDLQRNNASSSGMMGRSMNEMQMEVNRRLHEQLEVQRHLQLRIEAHGKYMQTILEKACQTVLAGDGSGSYNKSTATAPDFAQTLSFPSLQDLNIYGSSEHLESLHHQSMERESFIPVSDNFLGKKRSVQYTTPSSGKSPLIWADDLRLQELGPADDQIDSVSDIYETKPMLSGDHEKKYEAKMDRPSPPRRAAAISAGGMQQGRSSPFG
- the LOC125198102 gene encoding myb family transcription factor IPN2-like isoform X2 — encoded protein: MFHPKKPSSMTSHERPMCVQGDSGLVLTTDPKPRLRWTVELHERFVDAVTQLGGPDKATPKTIMRVMGVKGLTLYHLKSHLQKFRLGKQPHKDFNDHSMKDASSLDLQRNNASSSGMMGRSMNDGNNAHITDAIRMQMEVNRRLHEQLEVQRHLQLRIEAHGKYMQTILEKACQTVLAGDGSGSYNKSTATAPDFAQTLSFPSLQDLNIYGSSEHLESLHHQSMERESFIPVSDNFLGKKRSVQYTTPSSGKSPLIWADDLRLQELGPADDQIDSVSDIYETKPMLSGDHEKKYEAKMDRPSPPRRAAAISAGGMQQGRSSPFG
- the LOC125198102 gene encoding myb family transcription factor IPN2-like isoform X3; translation: MFHPKKPSSMTSHERPMCVQGDSGLVLTTDPKPRLRWTVELHERFVDAVTQLGGPDKATPKTIMRVMGVKGLTLYHLKSHLQKFRLGKQPHKDFNDHSMKDGMRASSLDLQRNNASSSGMMGRSMNEMQMEVNRRLHEQLEVQRHLQLRIEAHGKYMQTILEKACQTVLAGDGSGSYNKSTATAPDFAQTLSFPSLQDLNIYGSSEHLESLHHQSMERESFIPVSDNFLGKKRSVQYTTPSSGKSPLIWADDLRLQELGPADDQIDSVSDIYETKPMLSGDHEKKYEAKMDRPSPPRRAAAISAGGMQQGRSSPFG
- the LOC125198102 gene encoding myb family transcription factor IPN2-like isoform X1, yielding MFHPKKPSSMTSHERPMCVQGDSGLVLTTDPKPRLRWTVELHERFVDAVTQLGGPDKATPKTIMRVMGVKGLTLYHLKSHLQKFRLGKQPHKDFNDHSMKDGMRASSLDLQRNNASSSGMMGRSMNDGNNAHITDAIRMQMEVNRRLHEQLEVQRHLQLRIEAHGKYMQTILEKACQTVLAGDGSGSYNKSTATAPDFAQTLSFPSLQDLNIYGSSEHLESLHHQSMERESFIPVSDNFLGKKRSVQYTTPSSGKSPLIWADDLRLQELGPADDQIDSVSDIYETKPMLSGDHEKKYEAKMDRPSPPRRAAAISAGGMQQGRSSPFG